The following coding sequences are from one Streptomyces dengpaensis window:
- a CDS encoding NHLP bacteriocin export ABC transporter permease/ATPase subunit, which translates to MTTVHEGVHEGDLVLGALGGMGTPIDCSGLNRLDLEGPQVLWLVAAGAMDLFAVDAVQQGHWHHLGRLEAGSLLLGPVAGPQHTLVGRPLRDCVVRRIVLRELYQAVDTQTWSYDEYGNPQYVPPTTSPLEYALALGVGRGLSILFQAPMATENAAALTDDDVFWMQVPPGSVQYGSLYGAEAAADLLMDSGVWQGMVDQQYRLLATLDRWIEQLEASHEDRTAAGIKAGEAVRAQADRTLLASIGKSSAKRPTAADADATYAACKLVAREAGISLAESVQSGTESERLDPVERIALASRVRTRAVRLDGRWWRDNIGPLIGHRAVSGAPVALLWRRGGYVAVQPSSGRETPVEKANAAEFEPRAVMFYRPLPERTLSPLRLLRFCLGGTGGDLRNLAISGLVTVAIGALVPIATGKVLGEYVPKAQHGLIVQVCLAIMITSIVSAAFMLLQNLTMLRMEGRIEATLQPAVWDRLLRLPTKFFTSRSTGELASAAMGISAIRRLLAGVGPTVAQAGTVGAMNLGLLLWYSVPMALAAIGMLVVIAAVFLGLGLWQLRWQRRLVVLGNKLNNQAFQTLRGLPKLRVAAAENYAYAAWAGEFARSRELQQRVGRIKNLTTVMGAVYLPLCSLLMFMLLAGPARGSLSAADFLTFNTAMTMLLTSVTQLTGAFVSAAAALPMFEEIKPVLEATPEVRVASTRPGVLSGGVEARRLSFRYADDGPLVLDDVSFDIRPGEFVAIVGPSGCGKSTLLRLLIGFDKPVSGSVLYDGQDLAALDQSAVRRQCGVVLQHAQPFTGSILDCICGTEPYTPEEAMAAAEMAGLAEDIKRMPMGLHTIVSGGGAISGGQRQRLMIAQALIRRPRILFFDEATSALDNETQRTVIESTRALNATRIVIAHRLSTVLDADRVIVMEEGRVAQQGPPAALLADTGGRLHELVRRQLA; encoded by the coding sequence ATGACCACGGTTCACGAGGGCGTTCACGAGGGAGACCTCGTCCTCGGCGCACTCGGCGGCATGGGTACGCCGATCGACTGCTCCGGCCTCAACCGCCTTGATCTGGAAGGCCCGCAGGTCCTCTGGCTCGTCGCGGCGGGCGCCATGGACCTGTTCGCGGTCGACGCCGTGCAGCAGGGCCACTGGCACCACCTCGGCCGGCTCGAAGCGGGTTCGCTGCTGCTCGGCCCGGTCGCGGGACCCCAGCACACGCTCGTCGGACGTCCCCTGCGCGACTGCGTGGTGCGCCGCATCGTGCTGCGCGAGCTGTACCAGGCCGTCGACACGCAGACCTGGTCGTACGACGAGTACGGCAACCCCCAGTACGTACCTCCGACGACGAGCCCGCTGGAGTACGCCCTCGCCCTCGGCGTCGGCCGGGGCCTGTCCATCCTCTTCCAGGCCCCGATGGCCACGGAGAACGCCGCCGCGCTCACCGACGACGACGTCTTCTGGATGCAGGTGCCGCCCGGGAGCGTGCAGTACGGCTCGCTGTACGGCGCGGAAGCGGCGGCCGACCTGCTGATGGATTCCGGTGTCTGGCAGGGCATGGTCGACCAGCAGTACCGGCTGCTGGCCACGCTCGACCGCTGGATCGAGCAGCTGGAGGCCAGCCACGAGGACCGTACGGCGGCGGGCATCAAGGCGGGCGAGGCCGTCCGCGCCCAGGCCGACCGGACGCTGCTCGCGTCCATCGGCAAGTCGTCGGCGAAGCGTCCGACGGCGGCCGACGCCGACGCCACCTACGCGGCCTGCAAGCTGGTCGCCCGGGAGGCCGGGATCTCCCTCGCGGAGTCCGTGCAGAGCGGTACGGAGAGCGAACGGCTCGACCCGGTCGAGCGGATCGCGCTCGCCTCGCGCGTCCGCACCCGTGCCGTACGTCTCGACGGGCGCTGGTGGCGCGACAACATCGGTCCGCTGATCGGCCACCGGGCGGTGTCCGGCGCACCGGTCGCGCTGCTGTGGCGACGCGGCGGATATGTGGCCGTGCAGCCGTCCTCCGGGCGTGAGACGCCCGTCGAGAAGGCCAACGCGGCGGAGTTCGAGCCGCGCGCCGTGATGTTCTACCGTCCGCTGCCCGAGCGGACGTTGAGCCCGCTGCGGCTGCTGCGGTTCTGTCTGGGGGGCACGGGTGGCGATCTGCGCAATCTGGCGATCAGCGGCCTGGTGACCGTCGCGATCGGCGCGCTGGTGCCGATCGCCACCGGAAAGGTGCTCGGCGAGTACGTGCCGAAGGCGCAGCACGGCCTCATCGTGCAGGTCTGCCTGGCCATCATGATCACCAGCATCGTGTCGGCGGCGTTCATGCTGCTGCAGAACCTCACGATGCTGCGCATGGAGGGCCGTATCGAGGCGACGCTCCAGCCGGCCGTGTGGGACCGGCTGCTCCGGCTGCCGACGAAATTCTTCACCTCCCGCTCGACCGGTGAACTCGCCAGTGCCGCCATGGGCATCAGCGCGATCCGCCGGCTCCTGGCGGGTGTCGGCCCGACGGTCGCGCAGGCCGGTACGGTCGGCGCGATGAACCTGGGGCTGCTGCTCTGGTACAGCGTGCCGATGGCGCTGGCCGCGATCGGCATGCTCGTCGTGATCGCGGCCGTGTTCCTGGGGCTCGGCCTGTGGCAGCTGCGCTGGCAGCGGCGTCTGGTCGTCCTCGGCAACAAGCTGAACAACCAGGCGTTCCAGACCCTGCGCGGTCTGCCCAAGCTGCGGGTCGCGGCGGCCGAGAACTACGCGTACGCCGCGTGGGCGGGCGAGTTCGCGCGCAGCCGTGAACTCCAGCAGCGGGTCGGCCGCATCAAGAACCTGACCACGGTGATGGGCGCGGTGTATCTGCCGCTGTGCTCGCTGCTGATGTTCATGCTGCTGGCCGGTCCGGCGCGCGGTTCCCTGTCGGCCGCCGACTTCCTCACCTTCAATACGGCGATGACGATGCTGCTGACTTCGGTCACCCAGCTGACCGGCGCGTTCGTGTCGGCGGCGGCCGCGCTGCCGATGTTCGAGGAGATCAAGCCGGTGCTGGAGGCGACGCCGGAGGTGCGGGTGGCGAGCACCCGCCCGGGCGTCCTGTCGGGCGGCGTCGAGGCGCGACGCCTGTCGTTCCGGTACGCCGACGACGGGCCGCTCGTCCTCGACGACGTGTCCTTCGACATCAGGCCGGGCGAGTTCGTGGCGATCGTCGGGCCGAGCGGCTGCGGCAAGTCCACACTGCTGCGGCTGCTGATCGGCTTCGACAAGCCCGTCTCGGGCAGTGTGCTGTACGACGGCCAGGATCTGGCGGCCCTCGACCAGTCCGCCGTACGCCGTCAGTGCGGTGTGGTGCTCCAGCACGCGCAGCCGTTCACCGGCTCGATCCTGGACTGCATCTGCGGCACCGAGCCGTACACGCCCGAGGAGGCGATGGCGGCGGCCGAGATGGCGGGCCTCGCGGAAGACATCAAGCGGATGCCGATGGGGCTGCACACGATCGTCTCCGGCGGCGGCGCGATCTCCGGCGGCCAGCGCCAGCGCCTGATGATCGCCCAGGCGCTGATCCGCCGCCCGCGCATCCTCTTCTTCGACGAGGCGACCAGCGCCCTGGACAACGAAACCCAGCGGACGGTCATCGAGAGCACCCGGGCGCTCAACGCCACCCGGATCGTGATCGCGCACCGGCTGTCCACGGTGCTGGACGCGGACCGCGTCATCGTGATGGAGGAGGGCCGGGTGGCCCAGCAGGGCCCGCCCGCGGCGCTCTTGGCGGACACGGGCGGGCGGCTGCACGAGCTGGTGCGGCGGCAGCTGGCCTGA
- a CDS encoding TIGR03668 family PPOX class F420-dependent oxidoreductase, which translates to MPDLDEDEARRRFLTARSARLATVDAELRPHLVPVVFAAHGGEIVTAIDHKPKRTQRVKRLRNIAAHPAVCLLVDAYDEDWDRLWWVRADGDARIVPPGAPEPPVEAAYAAAIAALRDKYAQYQQQPPDGPVIAITVHRWHGWRAAPTG; encoded by the coding sequence GTGCCGGACTTGGACGAGGACGAGGCGCGCCGACGGTTCCTGACGGCACGGTCCGCGCGCCTGGCGACGGTCGACGCCGAGCTGCGCCCCCACTTGGTGCCGGTCGTGTTCGCGGCGCACGGCGGCGAGATCGTCACCGCCATCGACCACAAACCCAAAAGAACGCAGCGGGTGAAGCGGCTGCGCAACATCGCCGCCCACCCGGCCGTCTGTCTGCTCGTGGACGCCTACGACGAGGACTGGGACCGGCTGTGGTGGGTACGGGCGGACGGCGACGCGCGCATCGTGCCGCCCGGCGCGCCGGAGCCCCCCGTCGAGGCCGCGTACGCCGCGGCGATCGCCGCGCTGCGGGACAAATACGCGCAGTACCAACAGCAGCCGCCCGACGGCCCGGTGATCGCGATCACCGTCCACCGCTGGCACGGCTGGCGCGCCGCACCGACCGGCTGA
- a CDS encoding SRPBCC family protein gives MSAEPTALTGTYLTLDDGRPAVRFSRTYDHPVDRVWQFVTDPDELAGWFPSRAEIELRPGGTVTFSGDPNMEDSTGRVIAVEAPRHLSFVWGGDELHFDLEALDDKRTHFTLTNVLEAENTAARNGAGWEVCLAALDAKARGERFAGPHAGAGAPWKEFYRGYIEAGLPSGAPVPGLD, from the coding sequence ATGTCCGCCGAACCCACCGCCCTCACCGGCACCTACCTCACCCTCGACGACGGCCGGCCCGCCGTCCGCTTCAGCCGCACCTACGACCACCCCGTCGACCGCGTCTGGCAGTTCGTGACCGACCCCGACGAACTCGCCGGGTGGTTCCCGTCCCGCGCCGAGATCGAGCTGCGGCCGGGCGGCACCGTCACGTTCAGCGGCGACCCGAACATGGAGGACTCGACCGGGCGCGTCATCGCGGTCGAAGCGCCGCGCCACCTGTCCTTCGTCTGGGGCGGCGACGAGCTGCACTTCGACCTCGAAGCCCTCGACGACAAGCGCACGCACTTCACGCTCACCAACGTCCTCGAGGCCGAGAACACCGCCGCGCGCAACGGCGCGGGCTGGGAGGTGTGCCTCGCTGCCCTGGACGCGAAGGCCCGGGGCGAGCGCTTCGCGGGTCCGCACGCAGGGGCTGGGGCGCCATGGAAGGAGTTCTACCGCGGCTACATCGAGGCCGGGCTCCCGTCCGGCGCCCCCGTCCCGGGTCTGGACTGA
- a CDS encoding ArsR/SmtB family transcription factor, which produces MSDASLWTALADPHRRAIVALLLERPQAVGEIVEACGLSQPSTSKHLRVLRDAGIVRVRQDAQRRVYALDPAPIAALDVWLAPYRKLWNESLDTLGRRLDEAAGEPSSDDRAEPEARPNARRTLPKD; this is translated from the coding sequence ATGTCCGATGCCTCTCTCTGGACCGCACTCGCCGACCCCCACCGGCGGGCCATCGTCGCGCTGCTCCTGGAGCGGCCGCAGGCCGTCGGTGAGATCGTCGAAGCGTGCGGGCTGAGTCAGCCGAGCACCTCGAAGCATCTGCGCGTGCTGCGGGACGCGGGGATCGTGCGGGTACGGCAGGACGCGCAACGCCGCGTCTACGCGCTCGACCCGGCCCCGATCGCCGCCCTCGACGTCTGGCTGGCTCCGTACCGGAAGCTGTGGAACGAGAGTCTCGACACGCTCGGCCGCCGCCTGGACGAGGCGGCGGGGGAGCCGTCGTCGGACGACCGCGCAGAACCCGAGGCACGACCCAACGCACGAAGAACTCTCCCGAAGGATTGA
- a CDS encoding NHLP family bacteriocin export ABC transporter peptidase/permease/ATPase subunit: MTPAQDTRSRRRSAPPKRTMPKGRGKTVRTPTVLQMEAVECGAASLAMVLGHYGRHIPLEELRIACGVSRDGSRASNLLKAARSYGLTAKGMQMDTAALAEVKAPAILFWEFNHYVVYDGMGRRFGRRGVHINDPGKGRRFVPMEDFDTSFTGVVLVMEPGPDFRKGGRKPGVLGAMPARMRGTSGTMPAAVLASLLLVAVGAAVPALSRTYIDTYLIGGQTSLLGVLFASMGASVLLTVVLTWLQQANLLRGRIISSTLSSARFLRHLLRLPVTFFSQRSPADLVQRLQSNDAVSETLARDLAAAGVDAIVVVLYAVLLYTYDPQLTAVGIGVALLNVVAMRVVIRLRATRTAKLRADTARLTNTAYTGLQLIETMKATGGEDGYFRKWAGQHATTLEEQQRLGVPSAWLGVVAPTLATLNSALILWIGGMRAIEGHISVGLLVAFQALVTRFTAPITRLNGVAGRIQDFAADVARLKDVENFQADPLYARSGTGESTRRLHGHVELENITFGYSPLDKPLLTGFSLTVGPGQQVALVGGSGSGKSTVSRLISGLYAPWEGTIRIDGQRLEDIPRGALAASVSFVDQDVFLFEGTVRDNIALWDPSIPDDAVVAALEDAALYDVVMRRPGGIHSRVEQDGRNFSGGQRQRLEIARALVRRPSILVLDEVTSALDAETEQTVIDNLRKRGCACVVIAHRLSTVRDSDEIVVLQHGTIVERGRHDALVAVGGPYAELVKER; encoded by the coding sequence GTGACCCCCGCACAGGACACCCGGAGCAGACGTCGCTCCGCCCCGCCGAAGCGCACGATGCCCAAGGGCCGGGGCAAGACCGTGCGTACGCCCACCGTCCTCCAGATGGAGGCCGTCGAGTGCGGCGCCGCCTCGCTCGCGATGGTGCTCGGCCACTACGGGCGCCACATCCCGCTCGAAGAGCTGCGCATCGCCTGCGGCGTCTCGCGGGACGGCTCGCGCGCCAGCAACCTGCTGAAGGCGGCGCGCAGTTACGGCCTGACGGCCAAGGGCATGCAGATGGACACGGCGGCGCTCGCCGAGGTGAAGGCGCCCGCGATCCTGTTCTGGGAGTTCAACCACTACGTCGTGTACGACGGCATGGGGCGCCGCTTCGGACGGCGCGGCGTGCACATCAACGACCCCGGCAAGGGCCGGCGTTTCGTCCCCATGGAGGACTTCGACACCAGCTTCACCGGCGTGGTCCTGGTCATGGAGCCGGGACCCGACTTCCGCAAGGGCGGCCGCAAACCGGGCGTCCTGGGCGCCATGCCGGCGCGGATGCGCGGCACTTCGGGGACGATGCCGGCCGCCGTGCTGGCGAGTCTGCTGCTGGTGGCGGTCGGGGCGGCGGTGCCCGCGCTGAGCCGGACGTACATCGACACGTATCTGATCGGTGGTCAGACCTCGCTGCTCGGCGTGCTGTTCGCGTCGATGGGCGCCTCGGTGCTGCTCACGGTGGTGCTGACCTGGCTGCAGCAGGCGAATCTGCTGCGCGGCCGCATCATTTCCTCCACACTCAGCAGCGCTCGCTTCCTGCGCCATCTGCTGCGGCTGCCGGTCACGTTCTTCTCCCAGCGCAGCCCGGCAGACCTGGTGCAGCGGCTCCAGTCGAACGACGCGGTGTCCGAGACCCTGGCCCGCGATCTCGCGGCGGCGGGCGTGGACGCGATCGTGGTCGTGCTCTACGCGGTGCTGCTCTACACGTACGACCCGCAGCTCACCGCCGTCGGCATCGGCGTCGCGCTGCTCAACGTGGTGGCGATGCGGGTGGTGATCCGGCTGCGCGCGACGCGCACCGCGAAGCTGCGCGCGGACACCGCACGGCTCACCAACACGGCCTACACCGGCCTGCAGTTGATCGAGACGATGAAGGCGACCGGCGGCGAGGACGGCTACTTCCGCAAGTGGGCCGGACAGCACGCCACCACACTGGAGGAGCAGCAGCGCCTCGGTGTGCCGAGCGCCTGGCTGGGTGTGGTCGCGCCGACGCTCGCGACGCTCAACTCCGCGCTGATCCTGTGGATCGGCGGTATGCGAGCGATCGAGGGGCACATCTCGGTGGGTCTGCTGGTCGCCTTCCAGGCCCTCGTCACCCGCTTCACCGCGCCCATCACCCGCCTCAACGGCGTCGCGGGCCGCATCCAGGACTTCGCGGCCGACGTGGCCCGCCTCAAGGACGTCGAGAACTTCCAGGCCGACCCGCTCTACGCCCGCTCCGGGACCGGCGAGTCCACCCGCCGGCTGCACGGCCATGTCGAGCTGGAGAACATCACGTTCGGCTACAGCCCGCTCGACAAGCCCCTGCTCACCGGCTTCTCGCTGACGGTCGGCCCGGGCCAGCAGGTCGCTCTGGTGGGCGGCTCGGGAAGCGGCAAGTCCACGGTCTCCCGGCTGATTTCGGGCCTGTACGCGCCCTGGGAGGGCACGATCCGTATCGACGGGCAGCGTCTGGAGGACATCCCGCGCGGGGCGCTCGCGGCCTCCGTGTCCTTCGTCGACCAGGACGTCTTCCTCTTCGAGGGAACGGTCCGCGACAACATCGCGCTGTGGGACCCGTCCATACCGGACGACGCCGTGGTCGCGGCACTTGAGGACGCGGCGCTGTACGACGTGGTGATGCGCCGACCCGGCGGCATCCACAGCCGGGTCGAGCAGGACGGGCGCAACTTCTCCGGCGGTCAGCGGCAACGCCTGGAGATCGCCCGGGCGCTGGTGCGCAGGCCCAGCATCCTGGTGCTCGACGAGGTGACCAGCGCGCTGGACGCGGAGACCGAGCAGACCGTCATCGACAACCTGCGCAAGCGCGGCTGCGCCTGTGTGGTGATCGCGCACCGGCTCAGCACCGTGCGCGACAGCGACGAGATCGTCGTACTTCAGCACGGCACGATCGTGGAACGCGGGCGGCACGACGCCCTGGTGGCGGTCGGCGGTCCGTACGCCGAGCTGGTCAAGGAGCGATGA
- a CDS encoding LLM class F420-dependent oxidoreductase, which yields MKFGVSTFLTDEGIGPAALGPALEERGFDALLLAEHSHIPVSRETPYPAGGDLPRIYYRTLDPFVALAAAASVTRELLLGTGIALVVQRDPIHTAKEVASLDLISGGRAVFGVGAGWNREEMRNHGTDPATRGRLMDERIRAIIELWTKDEAEFHGDFVDFDPVNSWPKPVQQPHPPIWVGGNSERAFARVAAYGTAWMPTGVPPKELGALIDRMRATAGDRPSVVVYGAQHDAESLDLYTELGVERALLYLPTRPKDQTLQLLDDLAEAVSAHR from the coding sequence ATGAAGTTCGGCGTGTCGACGTTCCTCACCGACGAGGGCATCGGTCCGGCCGCGCTGGGGCCGGCCCTGGAGGAGCGCGGGTTCGACGCGCTACTGCTCGCCGAGCACTCGCACATTCCGGTCAGCCGGGAGACGCCGTACCCGGCCGGTGGCGATCTCCCGCGCATCTACTACCGCACACTCGATCCGTTCGTGGCACTCGCCGCGGCGGCCTCCGTGACCCGCGAGCTGCTCCTGGGCACCGGGATCGCCCTGGTCGTCCAGCGTGACCCGATCCACACCGCGAAGGAGGTCGCCTCCCTCGACCTGATCTCCGGGGGCCGCGCCGTGTTCGGTGTCGGCGCCGGCTGGAACCGGGAGGAGATGCGCAACCACGGAACGGATCCGGCCACGCGGGGCCGGCTGATGGACGAGCGAATCCGCGCGATCATCGAGCTGTGGACCAAGGACGAGGCCGAATTCCACGGCGACTTCGTCGACTTCGACCCGGTCAACAGCTGGCCCAAGCCCGTCCAGCAGCCGCATCCGCCCATCTGGGTCGGGGGCAACAGCGAGCGCGCCTTCGCCCGCGTCGCCGCGTACGGGACGGCGTGGATGCCCACCGGCGTGCCGCCCAAGGAGCTGGGCGCACTGATCGACCGTATGCGGGCGACGGCCGGTGACCGGCCATCCGTCGTGGTGTACGGGGCCCAGCACGACGCGGAGTCCCTCGACCTCTACACGGAACTCGGCGTCGAACGCGCGCTGCTCTATCTGCCGACCCGGCCCAAGGACCAGACACTGCAGCTGCTGGACGACCTGGCCGAGGCCGTGTCCGCCCACCGCTGA
- a CDS encoding PucR family transcriptional regulator, whose protein sequence is MTNKPSEVRERIRQEMVADPRVVEAIVAAVHEQVPVYAALDDSRLPEVRAIAAWGLERLLHLWATDGTLEPADLRRFRGIAAARAADGRPVQAVLRAYRVAGTVLTDEIAARAPRLTAADAFALACMLLTTLDTLSEEMATAYAATSEDLTADRDRALRLLLDDLIAGRHASVGALTDRSARLGIQLPDPYCLLVAEPVGVDRPEMAHDAATALLDALVVPGDEVTSSATVRSSRAVLLLPAGAAARAGEVLGGRSWRGCAITGESLDRVAVAHRLAADALDTAPAHAHRPGRVLTDADAHVLALLAGHPAAAPDHIARLVLGPLTEPGQRHLLEALTAYIDTGSANAAARELRLHPQSLRYRLRRISELTSRDPRDPWQRLTLDIARTIRT, encoded by the coding sequence GTGACAAACAAGCCGTCCGAGGTCCGAGAACGCATCCGACAGGAGATGGTCGCCGACCCGCGCGTCGTGGAGGCGATCGTCGCCGCCGTCCACGAACAGGTCCCGGTGTACGCCGCGCTCGACGACAGCCGACTGCCGGAGGTACGGGCCATCGCGGCCTGGGGGCTGGAGCGGCTGCTCCACCTCTGGGCGACCGACGGCACGTTGGAGCCGGCCGACCTACGGCGGTTCCGGGGCATCGCGGCGGCCCGGGCAGCGGACGGGCGGCCCGTGCAGGCGGTGCTGCGCGCCTATCGCGTGGCCGGGACCGTCCTCACGGACGAGATCGCCGCTCGCGCGCCCCGGCTCACCGCCGCGGACGCCTTCGCGCTCGCCTGCATGCTGCTGACCACGCTTGACACCCTCTCCGAGGAGATGGCCACGGCGTACGCCGCGACCAGCGAGGACCTCACCGCTGACCGCGACCGGGCCCTGCGGCTGCTGCTCGACGACCTGATCGCCGGGCGGCACGCCTCCGTGGGCGCGCTGACGGACCGTTCGGCCCGGCTGGGCATCCAACTCCCGGATCCCTACTGTCTGCTGGTGGCAGAGCCGGTCGGGGTGGACCGTCCCGAGATGGCGCACGACGCGGCGACGGCGCTGCTCGACGCGCTGGTCGTTCCGGGCGACGAGGTCACCTCATCGGCGACGGTGCGCAGTTCCCGTGCCGTTCTGTTGCTGCCGGCCGGAGCTGCCGCCAGGGCGGGGGAGGTTCTGGGCGGGCGGTCCTGGCGCGGGTGCGCGATCACGGGCGAGAGCCTGGATCGGGTGGCCGTCGCCCACCGTCTCGCCGCCGACGCCCTCGACACGGCGCCCGCCCACGCCCACCGGCCCGGACGCGTCCTCACGGACGCGGACGCGCATGTCCTCGCCCTGCTCGCAGGGCACCCGGCCGCCGCGCCGGACCACATCGCCCGCCTGGTCCTCGGGCCGCTCACGGAGCCGGGCCAGCGGCACCTGCTTGAGGCGCTCACCGCGTACATCGACACCGGCTCGGCGAACGCCGCAGCCCGCGAACTGCGCCTCCACCCGCAGTCCCTCCGCTACCGCCTGCGCCGCATCAGCGAACTAACGTCCCGTGACCCCCGCGATCCCTGGCAGCGCCTCACGCTGGACATCGCCCGCACGATCAGGACGTAG
- a CDS encoding protease inhibitor yields MPTTARWAATLTLTATAVCGPLTGTALAAPGNAPSGLYAPSALVLTVGHGHSAAGVTPERAVTLNCAPTASGTHPAATQACAELQGADGDFDALTVRDGVVCTKQFDPVVVTVDGVWQGKRVSYERTFANECVKSSYGTTVFTF; encoded by the coding sequence ATGCCGACCACCGCGCGCTGGGCAGCGACCCTCACCCTGACGGCCACCGCCGTCTGCGGACCCCTGACCGGGACCGCCCTCGCGGCCCCGGGCAATGCGCCGTCCGGGCTCTACGCCCCCTCGGCCCTGGTGCTCACCGTGGGCCACGGCCACAGCGCGGCCGGCGTCACTCCGGAACGCGCGGTCACTCTGAACTGCGCCCCGACCGCCTCCGGCACCCACCCCGCCGCCACCCAGGCCTGCGCCGAACTCCAAGGAGCCGACGGCGACTTCGACGCCCTGACGGTCAGAGACGGGGTCGTGTGCACGAAGCAGTTCGACCCCGTGGTCGTCACGGTCGACGGCGTCTGGCAGGGCAAGCGCGTCTCCTACGAGCGCACCTTCGCCAACGAGTGCGTGAAGAGCTCCTACGGGACGACCGTCTTCACGTTCTGA
- a CDS encoding bifunctional phosphatase PAP2/diacylglycerol kinase family protein, which translates to MGVIGEMDQRLFTRVAGARVPAADPVLRRLSHSADHGRLWLATAAGLALSGGRTARRAALRGVGSLALASLTVNTVVKWSARRPRPLLDLVPPIRHLRHQPRTTSFPSGHAASAAAFATGVALESTRYGALVAPFAASVAFSRVYVGVHYPLDVLAGVAIGAGAAALTCRWWLPRAAVPERERPAAPAPALPRGKGLVVFVNSQAGNGAAAAGLPPAERLRDLLPRAELFERGPGDDFAALLAEAVERAARTGGALGVCGGDGSVNAAARAAAERGLALAVFPGGTLNHFAQDVGVPDFEDTAVAVTRGEAVRVDIGVAHPGDGQGVRFLNTFSIGMYPELVRLRQHLEERWGKWPAAAVALIRVLRTATPMELSVNGHPRRLWLLFAGNGRYVPEGFAPGFRPRLDDGLLDLRMIDGNHRFARTRVIASALAGALHRSRVYSAEHVSWVELEGLTDTDHLAYDGEIAPSPEQLRLEKAHQALVVYRPVQPQDELAQQARLAAAAARYWQRTSRPAAGDA; encoded by the coding sequence ATGGGAGTAATCGGGGAGATGGACCAGCGGCTGTTCACGCGGGTGGCCGGGGCGCGGGTGCCCGCGGCCGATCCGGTGCTGCGGCGGCTCAGCCACTCCGCCGACCACGGACGCCTGTGGCTGGCCACCGCGGCCGGACTCGCGCTGAGCGGCGGACGCACGGCCCGGCGGGCCGCCTTGCGCGGGGTGGGATCGCTCGCGCTGGCCTCACTGACCGTCAACACCGTGGTGAAGTGGAGCGCCCGGCGCCCCCGCCCGCTGCTGGACCTCGTACCGCCGATCCGGCACCTCAGGCACCAGCCGCGGACCACGTCCTTCCCGTCCGGACACGCCGCCTCGGCGGCGGCCTTCGCGACCGGAGTCGCCCTGGAGTCCACTCGCTATGGCGCCCTGGTCGCGCCCTTCGCCGCGTCGGTCGCCTTCTCGCGCGTCTACGTGGGTGTGCACTACCCCTTGGACGTGCTGGCCGGGGTGGCGATCGGCGCCGGGGCCGCCGCGCTCACCTGCCGCTGGTGGCTGCCGCGCGCGGCCGTCCCGGAGCGCGAACGGCCCGCGGCGCCCGCGCCGGCGCTGCCCCGCGGGAAGGGCCTGGTCGTCTTCGTCAACAGCCAAGCCGGCAACGGCGCGGCGGCCGCGGGCCTGCCGCCCGCTGAGCGGCTGCGCGACCTGCTGCCCCGGGCCGAGCTGTTCGAGCGCGGCCCCGGCGACGACTTCGCGGCCCTGCTCGCCGAAGCGGTCGAACGGGCCGCGCGGACGGGCGGCGCGCTGGGCGTGTGCGGCGGCGACGGCAGCGTCAACGCCGCGGCCCGCGCGGCGGCCGAACGGGGGCTCGCGCTGGCGGTGTTCCCCGGCGGCACCCTCAACCACTTCGCCCAGGACGTGGGCGTACCGGACTTCGAGGACACCGCCGTCGCGGTCACCCGGGGCGAGGCGGTGCGCGTCGACATCGGCGTGGCGCACCCGGGGGACGGCCAGGGCGTGCGGTTCCTGAACACCTTCAGCATCGGCATGTACCCCGAACTCGTCCGGCTCCGCCAGCACTTGGAGGAGCGGTGGGGCAAGTGGCCCGCCGCGGCGGTCGCCCTCATCCGGGTGCTGCGCACCGCGACCCCCATGGAGCTGAGCGTCAACGGCCACCCCCGCCGCCTGTGGCTGCTCTTCGCGGGCAACGGCCGCTACGTCCCCGAGGGTTTCGCCCCGGGCTTCAGGCCGCGCCTGGACGACGGACTGCTCGACCTGCGCATGATCGACGGCAACCACCGCTTCGCCCGCACCCGCGTCATCGCCTCCGCGCTCGCCGGAGCGCTCCACCGCTCCCGGGTTTACAGCGCCGAACATGTGTCGTGGGTGGAGCTGGAGGGACTCACGGATACGGACCACCTCGCGTACGACGGTGAAATCGCGCCCTCGCCCGAGCAGCTGAGGCTGGAGAAGGCGCACCAGGCCCTCGTCGTGTACCGGCCCGTACAGCCGCAGGACGAGCTGGCTCAGCAGGCCCGCCTCGCCGCCGCGGCAGCCCGCTACTGGCAGCGAACGAGCCGGCCGGCCGCCGGAGACGCATGA